One Lacticaseibacillus rhamnosus genomic window carries:
- the der gene encoding ribosome biogenesis GTPase Der codes for MVLPTLAIVGRPNVGKSTIFNRILGERVSIVEDTPGVTRDRIYGKSEWLGKEFAVIDTGGIDLGDEPFLAQIKDQAEIAIDEADVILFLTSIEAGVTDADERVAQILYRANKPVVLAVNKVDNPERRQDIYDFYSLGFGEPLPLSGTHGIGLGDVLDAVLAAFPNEASADEDDSIKFSLIGRPNVGKSSLVNAILGENRVIVSPIEGTTRDAIDTKFEADGETFTMIDTAGIRKRGKVYENTEKYAVMRALRAIDRSDVVLFVINAEEGIREQDKKVAGYAHEAGRGIIIVVNKWDTLEKDNRTMKDFENLIRQEFQYLDYAPIIFVSAKTHQRLQSLPAMIVEVSENQTRRIQSSVLNDVLMDAITVTPTPTVNGKRLRIYYMTQVAVKPPTFVVFVNDPDLLHFSYERFLINQLRQAFDFSGTPIHVIARKRK; via the coding sequence ATGGTCTTACCAACACTTGCCATTGTCGGACGTCCCAATGTCGGTAAATCGACAATTTTTAATCGAATTCTTGGTGAACGGGTCTCAATTGTTGAAGATACTCCCGGCGTCACGCGTGACCGAATTTATGGCAAAAGCGAATGGCTAGGAAAGGAATTTGCGGTGATTGATACTGGTGGTATTGATCTCGGTGATGAACCTTTTTTAGCGCAAATCAAAGATCAAGCAGAAATTGCGATTGACGAAGCCGATGTCATTTTATTTTTGACCAGTATTGAAGCAGGCGTGACTGACGCAGATGAACGGGTTGCCCAGATTCTTTATCGGGCCAATAAGCCGGTCGTTTTAGCCGTGAACAAGGTTGATAACCCTGAACGCCGCCAAGACATTTATGATTTTTATTCCTTGGGTTTTGGCGAGCCGCTACCGCTTTCAGGTACGCATGGTATTGGCTTAGGTGATGTTTTGGATGCCGTGCTAGCTGCATTTCCTAATGAAGCCAGTGCGGACGAGGATGATTCAATCAAATTCAGTTTGATTGGCCGGCCCAACGTCGGAAAGTCCTCGTTGGTAAATGCGATTCTGGGAGAAAATCGGGTTATTGTCAGCCCGATCGAAGGAACGACACGAGATGCCATTGATACTAAATTCGAAGCTGACGGTGAAACTTTTACGATGATTGATACTGCCGGCATTCGTAAGCGTGGCAAGGTGTACGAAAATACCGAAAAATACGCGGTGATGCGCGCGTTACGGGCCATTGATCGTTCGGATGTGGTGTTATTCGTGATCAATGCAGAAGAAGGCATTCGGGAACAGGATAAAAAAGTGGCCGGTTATGCCCATGAAGCCGGGCGCGGCATTATTATTGTCGTCAATAAGTGGGACACACTTGAAAAAGATAATCGCACCATGAAAGACTTTGAGAACTTAATTCGTCAGGAGTTCCAATATCTAGACTACGCCCCGATTATTTTTGTTTCTGCGAAGACACATCAGCGTTTACAGAGTCTTCCGGCCATGATTGTCGAGGTTTCAGAAAATCAAACCCGGCGAATTCAAAGCAGTGTCTTAAATGATGTCTTAATGGATGCCATTACTGTTACCCCAACACCGACAGTCAATGGGAAGCGTTTGCGTATTTATTATATGACGCAAGTGGCTGTCAAACCGCCTACATTCGTGGTTTTTGTGAATGATCCCGATTTATTGCATTTTTCTTATGAGCGTTTCCTCATAAACCAGTTACGGCAGGCATTTGACTTTTCCGGCACGCCGATTCATGTTATTGCGCGTAAACGTAAATAA
- a CDS encoding YitT family protein codes for MSRNTRIGLDLLVITLGCALYGFGLVYINIANHLAEGGVTGITLLIRYWWGLDPAYSTVLLNIPLLIVGYKFLGKRALAYTIYGTLMLSAWLWIWQRVPLSIDIHHDLFISGVLAGLFGGFGSGIIYRHGGTTGGTDVVARILEQQTGVPMGRTLLIFDAIVLTVSLTYLNIELMMYTLLGAYVFSRIVNFTLDGAYAAKGVLVVSDHSQAIATAIMDELERGTTFLHAEGGFAHDRKQVVYAVVASSEIAHTKRLIEAIDPRAFISILDVHEALGEGFTYQKKRRRLLFGH; via the coding sequence ATGTCACGTAACACGCGAATCGGACTGGATCTTTTAGTGATCACTTTGGGCTGTGCGCTTTACGGCTTTGGACTCGTGTATATCAATATTGCCAATCACCTAGCAGAAGGTGGCGTCACCGGGATCACTCTGCTGATTCGTTACTGGTGGGGTCTGGATCCGGCTTATAGCACGGTTTTGTTGAATATTCCTTTGCTGATTGTGGGCTACAAATTTTTGGGCAAGCGTGCTTTAGCCTATACCATCTATGGAACTTTGATGTTATCTGCTTGGTTGTGGATTTGGCAACGGGTGCCCTTAAGCATTGATATTCACCATGACTTGTTTATATCCGGCGTTTTAGCCGGGCTTTTTGGCGGCTTTGGTAGTGGGATTATTTATCGACATGGCGGAACCACTGGAGGTACCGATGTCGTTGCCCGCATCCTTGAGCAGCAAACCGGCGTGCCAATGGGGCGAACGCTGCTCATATTCGATGCCATTGTCTTGACCGTTTCCCTGACATACTTAAACATTGAGCTCATGATGTACACGCTGCTTGGCGCCTACGTTTTCTCGCGCATCGTCAACTTTACGCTTGATGGTGCCTATGCTGCCAAGGGTGTCTTAGTCGTATCGGACCACAGCCAGGCAATTGCCACGGCGATTATGGACGAGCTTGAACGCGGAACAACCTTTTTGCATGCAGAAGGCGGCTTTGCCCATGACCGCAAGCAAGTCGTTTACGCCGTGGTGGCTTCCAGCGAAATTGCCCACACAAAACGGCTGATTGAAGCCATTGATCCGCGTGCTTTTATTAGCATTCTGGATGTCCATGAAGCACTGGGTGAAGGGTTCACTTATCAAAAGAAGCGCCGACGCCTTTTATTCGGCCATTAG
- a CDS encoding HU family DNA-binding protein has translation MANKAELIESVASATGLTKKDATAAVDAVFGSIQDSLSKGDKVQLIGFGNFEVRERAARKGRNPQTGAEIKIPASKVPAFKPGKALKDAVK, from the coding sequence ATGGCAAACAAAGCAGAATTGATCGAAAGTGTTGCAAGTGCAACCGGTTTGACCAAGAAGGATGCAACCGCAGCTGTTGATGCAGTTTTCGGCTCTATCCAGGATTCCCTTTCAAAGGGTGACAAGGTTCAATTAATCGGCTTTGGTAACTTCGAAGTTCGTGAGCGCGCTGCTCGTAAGGGTCGCAACCCACAAACTGGTGCAGAGATCAAGATCCCAGCATCCAAGGTACCAGCATTCAAGCCTGGTAAAGCACTTAAGGATGCCGTTAAATAA
- a CDS encoding tetratricopeptide repeat protein encodes MSYAKKMLDALEAGQMETARQLFTQVLAHDDDETQYNLAEELYALGFNGQAKRLYQGLLGRYPEQGDLATALADIAVSDGDADAALNYLSRIQPDDPAYVQSLISAADVYQSLGLYEVSEQKLLKAKQLAPKEPVVTFALGEFYFDWGHFGQAIAAYNELLAAGTTELAGVNIEARLAASLAQTGQYEDAVAAYEDVGVDALDLNGRFELGGLYLQLHDPAKAIANLQAVIDTDPSFANAYLPLATAYEAQNQPEKALDTVQAGVMVDDTNPDLYALGGKLALSEDNPDLAETYLQKALKIDPEDQGNMLAWSNFLVQEERDQENIDFLSRIDQSGDVDPQIYWNMAKSYDRLDNVQKARENYLLAFNRFQDSPDFLHDLIDFFQSTGARTELKAALVRYLKLVPTDDEMQMRLDDLNDET; translated from the coding sequence ATGAGTTACGCAAAAAAGATGCTGGATGCACTTGAGGCGGGACAAATGGAAACAGCGCGCCAACTGTTTACGCAGGTTCTGGCGCATGACGATGACGAAACCCAATACAATCTGGCCGAAGAACTTTACGCACTGGGATTCAACGGTCAGGCTAAGCGTTTGTACCAAGGCTTGCTGGGTCGTTATCCGGAGCAAGGGGATTTAGCGACCGCCTTGGCTGATATCGCGGTTTCTGACGGTGATGCCGATGCGGCTTTAAATTATCTCAGTCGGATTCAGCCGGATGATCCTGCCTACGTTCAAAGCCTCATCAGTGCGGCTGATGTTTATCAGTCGTTGGGATTGTATGAGGTTAGTGAGCAAAAACTACTGAAAGCGAAACAATTAGCCCCAAAAGAGCCAGTTGTGACGTTTGCACTTGGCGAATTTTATTTTGACTGGGGGCACTTTGGTCAGGCAATTGCGGCATATAATGAGCTGCTTGCTGCTGGCACGACGGAACTGGCCGGTGTGAATATTGAAGCTCGGCTCGCCGCTAGCTTGGCTCAAACCGGGCAATATGAAGATGCGGTTGCTGCGTATGAAGACGTTGGCGTTGACGCATTGGATCTGAATGGCCGGTTTGAACTAGGTGGTTTGTACCTGCAGCTGCACGATCCGGCTAAGGCTATTGCGAATTTGCAGGCAGTGATTGATACCGATCCGAGTTTTGCCAACGCCTATTTACCCTTAGCAACTGCCTATGAGGCACAGAACCAGCCTGAGAAGGCCCTGGATACGGTTCAAGCCGGGGTTATGGTTGATGATACGAATCCGGATTTGTACGCGTTAGGCGGCAAACTAGCGCTTAGTGAGGACAATCCTGATTTAGCGGAAACATATTTACAAAAAGCTTTGAAGATCGATCCTGAAGATCAAGGCAATATGTTGGCATGGAGTAATTTTCTGGTGCAAGAAGAACGTGATCAGGAGAACATTGATTTTCTTAGTCGCATTGATCAATCCGGTGATGTTGATCCGCAAATCTACTGGAATATGGCCAAAAGCTACGATCGGCTTGATAATGTACAAAAAGCCCGGGAAAATTACCTGTTAGCGTTTAACCGTTTCCAGGATTCGCCGGACTTTCTACATGATTTAATTGATTTCTTCCAGTCAACCGGTGCTCGCACCGAGCTAAAGGCAGCGCTGGTTCGTTATCTTAAACTGGTACCGACTGATGATGAGATGCAAATGCGGTTGGACGATCTTAATGATGAGACGTGA
- a CDS encoding CCA tRNA nucleotidyltransferase, with protein sequence MQLDLNQPDFKAAIPILKKIEAAGYKAYFVGGSVRDALLGLPIHDVDIASSAYPEEIKRIFKRTVDTGIEHGTVMVLDHGTGYEVTTFRTESAYQDFRRPDHVTFVRSLAEDLKRRDFTINALAVRHDGTIIDLFDGLTDLKNRQLRAVGDPHERFHEDALRMMRAVRFESQLGFHIEATTKAAIAANAPLLKHISVERIAAEFNRLLVGIDRRAGMQDFLDTHLFAYAPKLAPHQAALQQFSELPNQAFTSIASGWTALIFMLKVAPESFLPAWKQSNDLMGLVDQAVTLLRKMPTPTAWDLYSAGSAAVAVVSEVAALMDHQFVPASLTTAYEALPIHSKKTLALTGRDLIQAGVRPGPAMGKILHQIEYRVVDGSLPNDSKKLLAAAIEMSREPS encoded by the coding sequence ATGCAATTAGATTTAAACCAGCCAGATTTTAAAGCAGCGATCCCGATCTTGAAAAAAATCGAAGCAGCCGGATATAAAGCCTATTTTGTGGGTGGCAGTGTCCGCGATGCCTTACTGGGACTGCCCATTCATGATGTCGATATTGCCAGTTCCGCATATCCTGAAGAAATCAAGCGGATTTTTAAGCGTACCGTGGATACTGGCATTGAACATGGCACGGTGATGGTTCTGGATCATGGCACTGGCTACGAGGTGACAACGTTTCGAACCGAATCGGCTTACCAAGATTTTCGCCGGCCGGATCATGTGACATTTGTACGCTCGTTAGCTGAGGATTTGAAGCGCCGCGACTTTACCATTAATGCCTTAGCAGTGCGCCATGATGGGACGATTATTGACTTATTTGACGGGTTAACGGATTTAAAAAATCGCCAATTGCGCGCTGTTGGCGACCCGCATGAACGGTTTCATGAGGATGCCTTGCGAATGATGCGTGCCGTCCGGTTTGAAAGTCAACTCGGGTTTCATATTGAAGCGACGACTAAAGCCGCGATTGCCGCTAATGCACCATTATTGAAGCATATTTCAGTCGAACGGATTGCTGCAGAATTCAACCGGCTTTTGGTTGGCATTGACCGGCGTGCCGGGATGCAAGACTTTCTTGATACGCACCTGTTTGCCTATGCACCCAAGCTAGCGCCTCATCAAGCAGCATTGCAGCAATTTAGTGAATTGCCAAATCAAGCGTTCACAAGTATTGCCAGTGGCTGGACGGCGTTGATCTTCATGCTTAAAGTCGCGCCGGAATCGTTTTTGCCTGCGTGGAAGCAATCCAATGACTTGATGGGTTTAGTTGACCAAGCCGTGACCTTGTTGCGGAAAATGCCGACACCGACTGCTTGGGATCTCTACAGCGCCGGATCAGCAGCTGTGGCCGTGGTCAGTGAAGTCGCCGCATTGATGGATCACCAGTTTGTCCCGGCATCGCTGACGACTGCTTACGAAGCGTTGCCGATCCATTCCAAAAAAACCTTAGCACTGACTGGGCGTGATTTAATTCAAGCTGGCGTGCGCCCGGGGCCGGCGATGGGCAAGATTTTGCATCAAATTGAGTACCGCGTGGTTGATGGCAGCTTGCCGAATGATTCAAAAAAGTTGTTAGCTGCAGCTATTGAAATGTCTCGAGAACCGTCGTAA